Proteins co-encoded in one Fusarium musae strain F31 chromosome 3, whole genome shotgun sequence genomic window:
- a CDS encoding hypothetical protein (EggNog:ENOG41), whose translation MDITKFVVQGRDQALLYGDYSTYHKSLSKKLLSCRKKLNIATRNRGKFHDHDKVTAEKIAENHEYVHLLLLTSERAWAHTMSMKSGHTSDTKGITGRTRSHIASRLTKATRAADELVEALSQTDVSGASQTDLLEATAYASLIRGTAAFEKQSWEPSLHNYATARVIYSALATATNGDLYKDLLTETIDPSIRYAAYQLQTPRTVPIPIIARKAFPQSDSNLVKQINDIDPTILKSDEAKAKDGIASAEGAPKTLTWRSREVNIEDAQIAMAWGAVLAAKDRLAKDLVEPKGRGPYELAGAYDEILMLSQDAVDATKQAIDEMRAEGVEQGDARMQSLQITRTAVNFETISWRIGRSRVLAGEHDGAPEEYNVLRKRKGKPAPEAAKPVKEVPTGKKLAKLKEKVALYDGILQNIESITELPGVANDQGLAEQIAAYVKYFEALKALAIARSHAISSNLAAALALINHADGLVDESQSNISSSDGSSNRTPLNLTVSAEDVEYLQTLLNGQLQRHRAIVHADTLRKNHELSTSDAVKQPLIGSLHQYPVGGVNLSHIVEFPPKLATIPVKPIFLDVAWNYIDYPNKAPKQQQQQQAAAAAPAQADTPERTESPAPAKRGWFGFGRS comes from the exons ATGGATATCACCAAATTCGTCGTCCAAGGCCGCGACCAGGCTCTCCTCTACGGCGACTACTCGACTTATCACAAGAGCTTGTCCAAGAAACTGCTAAGCTGCCggaagaagctcaacattGCCACCAGGAATCGCGGAAAGTTTCACGACCATGACAAGGTCACTGCGGAAAAGATCGCAGAGAACCATGA ATATGTCCATCTACTTCTTCTGACAAGCGAGCGCGCATGGGCTCATACCATGAGCATGAAGTCCGGCCATACGAGCGATACCAAGGGAATCACAGGCCGAACTCGATCGCATATCGCCTCTCGTCTCACCAAGGCCACACGTGCTGCCGACGAGCTTGTCGAGGCCCTCTCCCAAACCGACGTATCTGGCGCTTCCCAAACCGATCTCCTCGAGGCAACCGCATACGCTTCTCTCATCCGTGGTACAGCTGCATTCGAAAAGCAGAGCTGGGAACCGAGTTTGCACAACTATGCAACGGCACGTGTCATCTACAGTGCGCTTGCAACTGCAACCAATGGCGATCTATACAAGGACCTGCTCACCGAAACCATCGATCCGTCTATCCGATACGCCGCCTACCAACTCCAGACACCTCGAACTGTCCCTATTCCCATCATTGCTCGAAAGGCGTTCCCTCAATCTGACTCGAACCTCGTCAAGCAAATCAACGATATCGACCCCACTATTCTCAAATCAGACGAAgcaaaggccaaggatgGAATCGCCAGTGCTGAAGGCGCACCCAAGACCCTGACTTGGAGGTCTCGGGAGGTCAACATCGAGGATGCGCAGATTGCGATGGCATGGGGTGCTGTGCTCGCTGCGAAGGATCGATTGGCCAAGGATCTTGTTGAACCCAAGGGGCGAGGACCTTATGAACTTGCTGGTGCTTATGACGAAATTCTCATGCTCAGCCaggatgctgttgatgctacTAAGCAGGCAATCGACGAGATGAGGGCTGAGGGCGTGGAACAAGGTGATGCCAGGATGCAGAGTTTGCAAATCACACGCACCGCCGTCAACTTCGAGACGATTAGCTGGAGAATTGGTCGCAGCAGAGTTTTGGCAGGAGAGCACGATGGCGCCCCTGAGGAGTATAACGTGTTGAGGAAACGAAAGGGCAAGCCAGCTCCAGAAGCAGCCAAGCCTGTCAAGGAAGTTCCCACAGGCAAGAAGCTTGCTaagctgaaggagaaggttgCTCTGTATGACGGTATTCTGCAGAACATTGAGTCCATCACAGAACTCCCTGGTGTGGCCAACGATCAGGGGCTGGCTGAACAGATTGCCGCCTACGTAAAGTACTTTGAGGCTCTCAA GGCTCTGGCAATTGCTCGTTCACATGCCATCTCCAGCAATCTGGCTGCTGCTCTGGCTCTCATCAACCACGCAGACGGTCTTGTCGATGAGTCTCAGTCAAacatctcatcttctgaTGGATCATCGAATCGCACTCCCCTCAATCTGACCGTGTCCGCCGAAGACGTCGAGTATCTCCAAACTCTCCTCAACGGCCAGCTTCAGCGTCACCGAGCTATTGTTCACGCCGATACCCTCCGCAAGAACCACGAGCTGAGCACTTCAGACGCCGTGAAGCAGCCTCTCATCGGAAGTCTGCATCAGTACCCCGTTGGTGGCGTCAACCTGTCGCACATCGTCGAATTCCCCCCAAAGCTTGCCACCATCCCTGTGAAGCCTATCTTCCTCGACGTGGCATGGAACTACATCGATTATCCCAACAAGGCGCccaagcagcaacagcaacagcaagcgGCGGCAGCAGCGCCCGCTCAAGCGGATACACCTGAGAGGACAGAATCACCAGCTCCAGCGAAGAGAGGATGGTTCGGTTTCGGAAGGTCATAG
- a CDS encoding hypothetical protein (EggNog:ENOG41), with protein MASGAPRASGRTSANDYRDERPRVSTNLKGERSDSRKGPPPSTTQSNFSNVHKRSASGNPRTSSRNEEERRFETRRVTERTFEAHLERAVPRNTSPERSHRRNAPSESRATSKAPRHDTPEARQSRAETPLASTVPQAPQPKPLGELSLELQEAAIVEDLLFVFMGYEGQYIRFAKGYNPNEERDRLSGPSFRTLPGLDPSLQDLTQSMLKMATYYSALEAFVDVQSREEFGAVNHALCASIRKFLHDYLVMIAQLETQFLTSDTFTVHVLNIHTMSTSQMMLQLYSLAHELLKKNALLDDETDESEDSADDFENILETLRDGGELVPGNMTGKKICKGGVVLGLITKRLESLSGDPSARALLTTLLRDASKPYMVMLNEWLHHGGIHDPHAEFLIKEQKSIKRERLEQDYTDEYWERRYTIRDHDVPPQLEGVKDKVLLAGKYLNVVRECGGVDASKVSKDVPASFDDNRFLENVNNAYAHANESLMQLLLTAHSLPARLRSLKHYFFLDPSDYFSYFLELGASELRKPVKSVNTGKLQSLLDLVLRQPGSLVSLDPFKEDVKVEMNEIVLTKALQRVVNITGIEQGEALQPVANQPVENDKNAVGFTSLQLDYSVPFPVSLVISRKTVWRYQALFRYLLSLRYLESQLSTTWQTQTRGISWAHKGALRKLEIWKRRVWTLRARMLVFVQQLLYFCTAEVIEPNWNKFMSRLKTEDEPVDSSLGVPTRTVDELMQDHVDFLDTCLKECMLTNSKLLRIHSKLMQTCTIFAAYTNWLTRELEKSDPDLSGNNKPPTMTADQWTRFQMTKTVQRGSTSAHHDTSAASAGNAEVDARIDNLFEIIRKWEGNFSRHLQILLDALNHYAATETVVLLSLCARLSTANQGTEYAGLRQEDEST; from the exons ATGGCTTCCGGCGCACCACGAGCATCGGGCCGAACCAGCGCCAACGATTATCGCGACGAAAGGCCCCGCGTATCGACCAACCTCAAGGGCGAGCGCTCCGATTCTCGCAAgggtcctcctccttcaacgACCCAGTCCAATTTCTCAAATGTTCATAAACGATCTGCTTCAGGGAACCCGAGGACATCCAGTCGCAATGAGGAGGAGCGCCGCTTTGAGACGAGGAGGGTGACGGAGCGTACCTTTGAAGCTCACCTCGAGCGTGCAGTCCCGAGAAATACGAGTCCAGAACGATCACATCGACGAAATGCGCCTTCAGAGAGTAGAGCTACGTCGAAAGCACCTAGACATGATACTCCTGAAGCTCGGCAGTCGAGAGCTGAGACTCCACTGG CGTCGACCGtacctcaagctcctcaaccGAAACCTCTAGGCGAACTGAGCTTGGAGCTACAAGAAGCTGCTATAGTGGAGGATCTACTCTTTGTATTCATGGGATATGAAGGACAGTACATCAGATTCGCCAAAGGATACAACCCGAACGAGGAGAGAGACAGATTATCTGGACCAAGCTTCAGAACGTTACCTGGCCTTGACCCAAGTCTACAGGACCTAACACAGTCAATGCTCAAGATGGCAACATATTATTCTGCCCTAGAAGCTTTTGTCGATGTCCAGAGTCGGGAAGAGTTTGGTGCAGTGAACCATGCTCTTTGCGCATCAATACGCAAGTTTCTACACGACTATCTAGTCATGATTGCACAGCTCGAGACGCAGTTCCTCACCAGCGACACTTTCACTGTTCATGTGCTCAACATTCATACCATGTCCACGAGCCAGATGATGTTGCAGTTATACTCACTTGCCCACGAGCTACTCAAAAAGAACGCTCTTCTCGATGATGAAACCGATGAATCTGAAGATAGTGCTGACGATTTTGAAAACATCCTCGAGACACTTCGAGATGGAGGCGAGTTGGTACCAGGCAACATGACAGGCAAGAAGATTTGTAAAGGTGGCGTGGTTCTCGGTCTAATCACAAAACGCCTCGAATCTTTATCAGGCGATCCTTCAGCTCGAGCGTTGTTAACGACATTGTTGCGGGACGCCAGCAAACCTTACATGGTTATGCTTAACGAatggcttcatcatggtGGAATCCATGACCCTCATGCCGAGTTCCTCATCAAGGAACAGAAGAGCATTAAACGTGAGAGGTTGGAACAAGACTATACTGATGAATACTGGGAGAGGAGATACACAATACGGGATCACGATGTTCCTCCACAACTCGAGGgtgtcaaggacaaggttcTATTGGCGGGCAAGTATCTCAACGTTGTCCGCGAATGTGGCGGCGTCGATGCGAGCAAAGTCTCAAAGGATGTCCCAGCTTCTTTCGACGACAACCGCTTCCTCGAAAACGTCAACAATGCCTACGCTCACGCCAACGAATCTCTCATGCAACTCCTCCTCACAGCTCACTCTCTACCTGCTCGTCTACGCTCTCTCAAGCACTACTTCTTCCTCGATCCCTCAGACTACTTCTCCTATTTCCTCGAGCTGGGCGCCTCAGAGTTGCGCAAACCCGTCAAGTCTGTTAACACCGGCAAGCTGCAATCTTTGCTGGATCTCGTCCTGCGTCAGCCCGGCAGTCTTGTCTCTCTTGATCCGTTCAAGGAGGATGTCAAGGTTGAAATGAACGAGATTGTTCTCACAAAGGCCCTGCAGCGTGTTGTCAACATCACAGGTATCGAGCAGGGAGAGGCACTCCAGCCTGTTGCTAATCAGCCTGTTGAGAACGATAAGAACGCTGTTGGCTTCACATCCCTGCAACTAGACTACTCCGTCCCTTTCCCTGTCTCACTCGTCATCAGTCGAAAGACAGTATGGCGATATCAAGCACTCTTCCGTTATCTCCTTTCACTCCGCTATCTTGAATCACAACTATCGACTACATGGCAAACACAGACTCGGGGTATCAGCTGGGCACACAAGGGTGCTTTGCGAAAACTCGAGATCTGGAAGCGACGTGTTTGGACACTTCGTGCGCGTATGTTGGTATTCGTACAACAACTCCTCTACTTTTGTACGGCTGAAGTCATAGAACCAAACTGGAACAAGTTCATGTCACGTCTAAAGACAGAGGATGAGCCTGTGGACTCGAGCTTAGGTGTACCAACACGGACTGTCGATGAGTTGATGCAGGATCATGTCGATTTTTTGGACACATGCCTCAAGGAGTGCATGCTCACCAATAGCAAGCTTTTGAGG ATCCACTCCAAACTCATGCAGACATGTACCATCTTTGCTGCCTACACAAACTGGCTCACTCGTGAGCTCGAAAAGTCAGATCCAGACCTATCAGGCAACAACAAGCCCCCTACTATGACAGCAGATCAATGGACGCGCTTCCAGATGACAAAGACGGTACAACGTGGCTCAACGTCAGCTCATCATGACACCTCTGCTGCTTCGGCGGGTAACGCTGAGGTAGATGCTCGCATTGACAATCTGTTCGAGATTATTCGTAAATGGGAGGGCAATTTCAGTCGACATCTGCAGATCTTGCTTGATGCACTGAATCACTATGCTGCCACCGAGACAGTGGTCTTGTTGAGTCTGTGTGCACGCTTGAGCACTGCGAATCAGGGGACAGAGTATGCTGGACTACGGCAAGAGGACGAGTCAACTTAG
- the PUP2 gene encoding proteasome component pup2 (EggNog:ENOG41~MEROPS:MER0047611) — protein sequence MSNWIVAPNECSSCSEQKLTSAPDRGINTFSPEGRLFQVEYSLEAIKLGSTAIGVATSEGVILGVEKRVTSTLLETSSVEKIVEIDRHIGCAMSGLQADARSMVEHARVESQSHAFNYNEPLRVESCTQAICDLALRFGEGADGEETIMSRPFGVALLIAGFDEDGPQLFHAEPSGTFYRYDAKAIGSGSEGAQAELQNEYHKSLTLTDAETLVLKTLKQVMEEKLDAKNVQLASVTKEKGFRIYTDEEMATVVERLPAN from the exons ATGTCCAATTGGATTGTGGCG CCGAATGAATGCTCTTCATGCTCAGAACAAAAACTGACATCTGCGCCAGACCGAGGCATCAACACCTTCTCCCCTGAAGGTCGTCTCTTCCAGGTCGAATACTCTctcgaggccatcaagctcgGCTCCACGGCCATCGGCGTAGCCACATCCGAGGGTGTCATCCTCGGCGTCGAGAAGCGAGTCACCTCGACCCTCCTCGAGACCTCCTCCGTCGAGAAGATCGTCGAGATCGACCGCCACATCGGCTGCGCCATGTCAGGTCTCCAGGCCGATGCCCGCTCCATGGTCGAGCACGCCCGTGTCGAGAGCCAGTCCCACGCCTTCAACTACAACGAGCCCCTCCGTGTCGAGAGCTGCACCCAGGCCATCTGCGATCTTGCCCTGCGCTTCGGTGAGGGTGCTGATGGTGAGGAGACTATCATGAGTCGCCCCTTTGGCGTGGCTCTGCTCATCGCTGGCTTTGACGAGGATGGTCCTCAACTGTTCCACGCTGAGCCCAGTGGTACCTTTTACCGCTACGACGCCAAGGCTATTGGCTCCGGTTCCGAAGGCGCTCAGGCTGAGCTACAGAACGAATACCACAAG TCTTTGACGCTCACAGACGCAGAGACCCTTGTTCTCAAGACGTTGAAGCAGGTcatggaggagaagctcgatgCCAAGAACGTGCAGTTGGCCAGCGTGACCAAAGAGAAGGGCTTCAGAATATACacagatgaggagatggccaCAGTCGTGGAGCGACTGCCGGCCAACTAA